A stretch of the Amycolatopsis sp. BJA-103 genome encodes the following:
- a CDS encoding SpvB/TcaC N-terminal domain-containing protein, with translation MSAFAWARPVRHRHKAVVVVLLLALVAMAVPSAGPPASVREAGLASGTDGAVTAPEHPEGTAFDPNQIKDIKAADPGAGVNLIGPPTANSMGDARMSYPLEVPKGRAGLEPKLAVSYSSGGANGWLGVGWDVSMPSISVDTRWGVPRFDAGLETETYVLGGEQLTPVAHRGALQARTAEKVFHARVESRFDRIVRHGDKPANYWWEVTDKSGTRTVFGGAENTTLTDASGRVATWAAREVRDTNDNVLRYHYARVEDGGTAKSTVPGSNLYPRRITYTGHGANEGKYLVTFLRDRDRGEPRRGDVQIDARGGFKKVTADLLRRVEVKLDDQLIRAYELNYRAGAFAKTLLASVSQFGEDNKLFNTHSFDYFDEVRDQAGNYTGFADAAGWSVPDDDLGVNIREGEASAISANTSVGFGAHLFAGYNVQGLPVKQGGVGLKVGFNAGQSDGLSALVDVNGDNLPDKVFRKNNDVYYRPNLSTPGGEPKFGDTPTRLRDLPGISTERTLSGTIGVEAFVVAIAAQLDFVGTTTTSDRFFSDVNGDGITDLVNNGGVLFGYLDANGQPAYSADSTRTPVPVGGGAVTGEIVGDQTAQFNQQVDNSPLLDSVRRWVAPFDGTVHVDGRVQLTADPSPARAAYTKADGVRVTIQAKDTELWAQRIGPDDHTEFTPANVSAVAVKKGDALYFRTQSILDGKYDTVAWDPAISYTDLAAGTDVNGLANTVFRASADFTLGGRSSQVMVPVTGKLQLTGDVVKSKATSDDVTVVITKGNGVHAPAEVYRKVLPADSTGTTKIDMSLPVSQFEKMSWHIKTDSSIDVSAVSWVPKAHYTEAPGVESLVDDKGQPSLVISPPFDVDMYPADTLAAPQQTYKVTKTGKLRVRPNVRLNFGLTGATKIAFTIKKRGGQLLGKRVVDIVNGQYGSPGQDLDVVVPVTQGDELYFDHSTTDSNLFGLVTEQSAKVTYDLSSPWPTFSPAPSAAHGSAQQGAFPQPYRGWGVIGYQANRDRATQPIKQAELAIDQSFKNALPKEPKEADIPGFAANPRIAMPRLAIFAPNPAKGGWAAQDESSWFTGTMATSSRLGADTIDVVTDADVAGDRTAMRRGVTGQVSGTLSAGPFGGTVVGGITAGSVDYVDLNGDRFPDVVGAKEIQFTDANGGLGARRGTLGGNVRESDTLSGNVSFSSGSESATLASAQGLAAPEAGSSNNTATSGPVQPALGIGGSVGGGESDTRVDLVDINGDGLPDKVFANGDAQLNLGYSFAAKEPWSAGPINDASTRNLGVNLGFNVDNYGFAGGLSAELGTSITNASMLDVNGDGLTDRVFTDGANPIKVAINTGTGFTAPTPFRGSFADIAVDKNATLGAGVYFTFPVPTPVGTFVFNPGANVSTGIGRAEIGLRDINGDGLADHVKSTRDNELLVAVNKTGRTNLLRAVTRPLGGKIDLDYTRTGNTQAMPESHWVLSRTSVSDGHRGDGADTQLATYRYEQGKYDRLEREFHGFGKVVTEQRDPGAADALYRSTTNEYRTDGPYTRGLLARTLSADGAGRPFTETVNTYRTRDTAPGSVFVGLSRVDKRFYEGAEIPGKSTYTEMSYDDFGNLIRSFDAADEGTADDVETTYGYTASDPACRARNLVGTANLHKQRGTNGGAVSRHSESTVDCVTGTVRQVRAYLTDTTSADIDLEYFPDGNLKSVTKPANKTGQRSRLDYGYDTVVGVHIESITDNFRLRSGATHNLKYGQPDRTTDQNGQQVLRSYDSVGRLDTVTGPYEIGSGKATIDFDYHPEATVPYATTRHLDRDATGVREDTIDTVTFTDGLKRVLQTKKDASVANNPGDTPEQVMTVSGRTKFDFLGRVVETYHPVTESKGDGNTTFNAAFDAVAPTRAWFDVLDRPVKTVAPDEVTTAMAYGFGPDRTGVARFETIATDGNGKQKRSYTDLREKTTAVKEFNPAGGQPVIWTSYGHDALGQITTVVDDKNNTTRSEYDSLGRRTALDSPDAGRTETRFDLAGNPTAKITASGKQVEYDYDHSRLTAVRYPTFPANNVTYTHGAPGAPDNAAGRITEIRDAAGTLTRGYGPLGETTRETRTIKIAGQADRGYTTGWRFDAFNRVLQMTYPDGEVLRYDYDSGGEVTRATGAKNGTDYLYLGRLDYDKFGQKVLQQAGNGVRTTYTYDQADRRLATLKSKTPGATEFQNLGYTYDKVGNISKLTNSTAQNPTIGGPSSQTFGYDDLYQLTSASGQYTTKSNQQDKYTLALGYDSIHNTTSKTQHHEITGTTTPSAQVASLNHGGGGSPASLGPLSVGPIEPVEDPTNPAGVQDKTSYDYKYDYGSGKPHAPSKVGPTDQAYDASGNLTDTVNTASDGKRRQYVWDEENRLACNQDTAAATVPQTPAGCADPTVGYTYDAAGERVIKQGDGQSLYPNRGYSERDGTGFKHIFIGDSRLTTKTVATAGPENAQSYFHADHLGSSGYVTDKQGNVTEHLEYMPFGETWVEEQAGQSSTPYKFTGKELDEETGLYYHGARYYNPRTQLWASADPALADFMSGSKAAGGITNPRNLATHTYVYNNPVKLTDPTGKIPIDGTTMGIPSRPPNPAINHERANKDGSGPSNYRTWKPSLLESSTLQTTRADALVGAKGLGWTNAGHMLDHFLGNSGIAYTVNVDAMLREISGFRSAAEDLVRYEVAKQPPGVREPFSFSTSFSDNNNYRADPGENPDWFAALGTFDFQVSGVANPASDGGWDVEFRVRIYDYYNWESTGWRPWRQASDLNDLHRAGWAQNFDVVGDSSPQKIHIGPVK, from the coding sequence ATGTCTGCCTTCGCGTGGGCTCGTCCGGTTCGTCATCGCCACAAGGCCGTGGTGGTCGTTCTGTTACTGGCGTTGGTGGCGATGGCCGTCCCGAGTGCGGGCCCGCCTGCCTCGGTGCGTGAGGCGGGGCTGGCTTCGGGTACGGACGGGGCGGTGACGGCTCCCGAGCATCCGGAGGGAACGGCGTTCGATCCGAATCAGATCAAGGACATCAAGGCGGCCGATCCGGGGGCCGGGGTGAACCTGATCGGGCCACCGACGGCGAACTCCATGGGCGATGCGCGGATGTCGTATCCGCTGGAGGTGCCCAAGGGGAGAGCGGGCCTGGAGCCGAAACTGGCGGTGTCGTACAGCTCCGGAGGTGCGAACGGCTGGCTGGGCGTTGGGTGGGACGTCTCCATGCCGTCCATTTCGGTGGACACCCGTTGGGGGGTGCCGCGCTTTGACGCCGGGCTGGAGACCGAGACCTATGTGCTGGGCGGTGAGCAGTTGACGCCGGTGGCCCATCGGGGTGCCTTGCAGGCCCGGACGGCGGAGAAGGTGTTCCACGCGAGGGTGGAGAGCCGGTTCGATCGGATCGTGCGCCATGGGGACAAGCCCGCGAACTACTGGTGGGAGGTCACTGACAAGTCGGGCACCCGCACGGTGTTCGGCGGTGCGGAGAACACCACGTTGACCGATGCCTCGGGTCGGGTGGCGACGTGGGCGGCGCGCGAGGTCCGTGACACCAACGACAACGTGCTGCGCTATCACTACGCCCGGGTGGAAGACGGCGGCACCGCGAAATCGACGGTGCCGGGCAGCAACCTGTATCCGCGGCGGATCACCTACACCGGCCACGGTGCGAACGAGGGCAAATACTTGGTGACGTTCCTGCGGGACCGCGACCGGGGTGAGCCGCGCCGCGGCGATGTGCAGATCGACGCTCGTGGCGGGTTCAAGAAGGTGACCGCGGACCTGCTGCGGCGGGTGGAGGTCAAACTGGACGACCAGCTGATCCGGGCCTACGAGCTGAACTACCGGGCAGGCGCGTTCGCGAAGACGTTGCTGGCGTCGGTGTCTCAGTTCGGCGAGGACAACAAGCTGTTCAACACCCACTCGTTCGACTATTTCGACGAGGTGCGTGACCAGGCGGGCAACTACACCGGGTTCGCCGACGCCGCCGGTTGGTCGGTCCCGGACGACGATCTGGGCGTGAACATCCGTGAAGGTGAGGCGAGTGCGATCTCGGCGAACACCTCCGTCGGGTTCGGTGCGCACTTGTTCGCCGGCTACAACGTGCAGGGGCTGCCGGTCAAGCAGGGTGGCGTCGGGCTGAAGGTCGGGTTCAACGCCGGCCAGTCCGACGGCCTGTCGGCGCTGGTGGACGTGAACGGCGACAACCTGCCGGACAAGGTCTTCCGCAAGAACAACGACGTGTACTACCGCCCCAATCTGAGCACTCCGGGGGGTGAACCGAAGTTCGGTGACACGCCGACCAGGTTGCGCGACCTCCCGGGGATCTCGACCGAGCGGACGTTGTCGGGCACGATCGGTGTCGAGGCGTTCGTCGTCGCTATCGCCGCGCAGCTGGACTTCGTGGGGACCACGACCACGTCGGATCGGTTCTTCAGCGACGTCAACGGTGACGGCATCACCGACCTGGTCAACAACGGCGGCGTGCTGTTCGGCTACCTGGACGCCAACGGGCAGCCCGCCTACAGCGCGGATTCCACCCGCACCCCGGTGCCGGTCGGCGGTGGCGCGGTGACCGGCGAGATCGTCGGTGACCAGACCGCGCAGTTCAACCAGCAGGTCGACAACTCCCCGCTGCTGGACTCGGTGCGCCGCTGGGTCGCGCCGTTCGACGGCACCGTCCACGTCGACGGCCGCGTGCAACTGACCGCGGACCCCTCGCCCGCGCGCGCCGCGTACACCAAAGCCGACGGTGTGCGGGTCACCATCCAGGCCAAGGACACCGAACTCTGGGCGCAACGAATCGGCCCGGACGATCACACCGAGTTCACTCCGGCCAATGTGTCGGCGGTCGCGGTGAAGAAGGGCGACGCGCTCTACTTCCGCACACAGTCCATTCTGGACGGAAAGTACGACACGGTGGCGTGGGATCCGGCGATCAGCTACACCGACCTGGCGGCCGGTACGGACGTGAACGGGCTGGCGAACACGGTGTTCCGTGCGTCGGCGGACTTCACGCTCGGCGGCCGCTCGTCGCAGGTGATGGTGCCGGTGACCGGCAAGCTTCAGCTGACCGGCGACGTGGTCAAGAGCAAGGCGACCTCGGACGACGTGACCGTCGTGATCACGAAGGGCAACGGGGTGCACGCTCCGGCGGAGGTGTATCGCAAGGTTCTGCCCGCTGACTCGACCGGGACCACCAAGATCGACATGAGCCTCCCGGTCAGCCAGTTCGAGAAGATGTCATGGCACATCAAGACCGACTCCTCGATCGATGTTTCCGCGGTGTCCTGGGTACCGAAGGCGCACTACACGGAGGCGCCGGGCGTGGAGTCGCTGGTCGACGACAAGGGTCAGCCGTCCCTGGTGATCAGCCCGCCGTTCGACGTGGACATGTACCCCGCCGACACCCTCGCGGCGCCGCAGCAGACCTACAAGGTGACCAAGACCGGCAAGCTGCGGGTCCGGCCGAACGTGAGGCTCAACTTCGGCCTGACCGGGGCGACCAAGATCGCGTTCACCATCAAGAAACGCGGCGGGCAACTGCTGGGCAAGCGGGTCGTCGACATCGTCAACGGGCAGTACGGCTCGCCCGGCCAGGACCTGGACGTGGTCGTCCCGGTCACCCAAGGCGACGAGCTGTATTTCGACCACTCCACCACGGATTCCAACCTGTTCGGCTTGGTCACCGAACAGTCCGCGAAGGTCACCTACGACCTCTCGTCCCCATGGCCGACGTTCAGCCCGGCGCCGAGCGCGGCACACGGCTCCGCTCAGCAGGGTGCGTTCCCGCAGCCCTATCGCGGCTGGGGTGTGATCGGCTACCAGGCCAACCGCGACCGCGCGACCCAGCCCATCAAGCAGGCCGAACTCGCGATCGACCAGAGCTTCAAGAACGCCCTTCCCAAGGAACCCAAGGAAGCCGACATCCCGGGGTTCGCCGCGAACCCCCGGATCGCCATGCCCCGGCTGGCGATCTTCGCGCCGAACCCGGCCAAGGGCGGCTGGGCCGCGCAGGACGAGTCGTCCTGGTTCACCGGCACCATGGCGACCAGTTCCCGGCTCGGCGCGGACACCATCGACGTGGTCACCGACGCCGATGTCGCCGGTGACCGCACGGCGATGCGTCGCGGCGTGACCGGTCAGGTGTCCGGCACGCTGTCCGCCGGTCCGTTCGGGGGCACGGTCGTCGGTGGGATCACCGCGGGTTCCGTCGACTATGTCGACCTCAACGGTGACCGCTTTCCCGATGTCGTCGGCGCCAAGGAGATCCAGTTCACCGATGCCAACGGCGGGCTCGGCGCTCGACGCGGCACACTCGGCGGCAACGTCCGCGAGTCCGACACCTTGTCCGGAAACGTGTCCTTCTCCTCAGGCAGTGAGTCGGCCACCCTTGCCAGCGCACAGGGCCTGGCCGCTCCGGAGGCCGGGAGCAGCAACAACACCGCCACCTCCGGCCCGGTCCAACCGGCACTCGGGATCGGTGGCAGCGTCGGCGGCGGCGAGTCCGACACCCGCGTCGACCTCGTCGACATCAACGGCGACGGTCTACCGGACAAGGTCTTCGCCAACGGCGACGCCCAACTCAACCTGGGCTACAGCTTCGCCGCCAAGGAACCCTGGTCGGCGGGGCCGATCAACGACGCGTCAACTCGCAACCTCGGCGTCAACCTCGGTTTCAACGTCGACAACTACGGCTTCGCCGGGGGACTGTCCGCCGAACTGGGCACTTCGATCACCAACGCGAGCATGCTCGACGTCAACGGCGACGGTCTCACCGACCGCGTCTTCACCGATGGCGCTAACCCGATCAAGGTGGCCATCAACACCGGCACCGGCTTCACCGCGCCCACTCCGTTCCGCGGCAGCTTCGCCGACATCGCCGTGGACAAGAACGCCACCCTCGGTGCAGGCGTCTACTTCACGTTCCCCGTCCCCACCCCGGTCGGCACGTTCGTGTTCAACCCCGGCGCCAACGTCTCCACCGGCATCGGCCGCGCCGAGATCGGCCTGCGTGACATCAACGGCGACGGCCTGGCCGACCACGTCAAATCCACCCGGGACAACGAGCTGCTGGTCGCGGTCAACAAAACCGGCCGTACGAACCTGCTCCGCGCGGTGACGCGGCCGTTGGGCGGGAAGATCGATCTGGACTACACCCGCACCGGTAACACTCAGGCGATGCCCGAGTCCCACTGGGTGCTGTCCCGCACCAGCGTGTCCGACGGCCATCGCGGCGATGGTGCCGACACCCAGCTCGCCACCTATCGCTACGAACAGGGGAAGTACGACCGGCTCGAACGCGAGTTCCACGGCTTCGGCAAGGTCGTCACCGAACAACGCGACCCCGGTGCGGCCGATGCCCTCTATCGCTCGACCACCAACGAATACCGCACCGACGGCCCGTACACCCGCGGGTTGCTGGCCCGTACCCTCTCCGCCGACGGTGCGGGACGGCCCTTCACCGAAACCGTCAACACCTATCGGACACGCGACACCGCGCCGGGCAGCGTGTTCGTAGGTTTGTCCCGGGTGGACAAGCGCTTCTACGAAGGTGCCGAGATACCTGGCAAGTCCACCTACACCGAAATGTCGTATGACGACTTCGGCAACCTGATCCGCTCGTTCGACGCAGCCGACGAGGGCACCGCAGACGACGTCGAGACCACCTATGGCTACACCGCGTCCGACCCTGCCTGCCGGGCGCGCAACCTCGTCGGAACCGCCAACCTGCACAAACAGCGCGGCACCAACGGCGGCGCCGTGTCGCGGCACAGCGAATCCACAGTGGACTGTGTGACCGGTACGGTGCGGCAAGTCCGTGCGTACCTCACTGACACCACCTCGGCCGACATCGACCTGGAGTATTTCCCGGACGGGAACCTGAAATCGGTCACCAAGCCCGCCAACAAGACCGGTCAGCGGTCCCGGCTGGACTACGGCTACGACACCGTCGTCGGCGTCCACATCGAATCCATCACCGACAACTTCAGGCTGCGGTCGGGCGCGACGCACAACCTGAAGTACGGGCAACCGGACCGCACCACCGACCAGAACGGCCAGCAGGTGCTGCGCTCCTACGACAGCGTGGGCCGGTTGGACACGGTCACGGGGCCGTACGAGATCGGGTCGGGCAAGGCCACGATCGACTTCGACTACCACCCCGAAGCCACCGTTCCCTATGCCACCACACGTCACCTCGACCGTGATGCCACCGGAGTCCGTGAGGACACCATCGACACCGTCACCTTCACCGACGGTCTCAAGCGCGTCCTGCAGACGAAGAAGGACGCGTCGGTCGCGAACAATCCCGGTGACACCCCCGAACAGGTCATGACGGTGTCCGGGCGGACGAAGTTCGACTTCCTCGGCCGCGTGGTGGAGACGTACCACCCCGTGACCGAGTCCAAGGGCGACGGCAACACCACGTTCAACGCCGCCTTCGACGCCGTGGCGCCCACGCGGGCCTGGTTCGACGTGCTGGACCGGCCGGTCAAGACGGTCGCACCGGACGAGGTCACGACCGCCATGGCCTATGGATTCGGCCCCGACCGGACCGGTGTCGCCCGGTTCGAAACCATCGCGACCGACGGCAACGGCAAACAGAAACGCAGCTACACCGACCTGCGGGAGAAGACCACCGCGGTCAAGGAGTTCAACCCGGCGGGTGGACAGCCGGTGATCTGGACCAGCTACGGCCACGACGCGCTCGGGCAGATCACCACCGTGGTGGACGACAAGAACAACACCACCCGGTCCGAGTACGACTCCCTCGGCCGCCGCACTGCGCTCGACAGCCCCGACGCGGGCCGCACCGAGACCCGCTTCGACCTGGCGGGCAACCCGACGGCGAAGATCACCGCGAGCGGCAAGCAGGTCGAGTACGACTACGACCACAGCCGCCTCACCGCGGTTCGTTACCCGACCTTCCCGGCCAACAACGTCACCTACACCCACGGCGCACCCGGCGCACCGGACAACGCCGCCGGCCGGATCACCGAGATCCGCGACGCGGCCGGGACCCTCACCCGCGGCTATGGCCCGTTGGGCGAGACCACCCGGGAAACCCGCACCATCAAGATCGCCGGGCAGGCGGACCGCGGTTACACCACCGGATGGCGCTTCGACGCGTTCAACCGCGTCCTCCAGATGACCTACCCGGACGGCGAGGTCCTCCGCTACGACTACGACAGCGGTGGCGAGGTCACCCGCGCCACCGGGGCCAAGAACGGCACCGACTACCTCTACCTCGGTCGCCTCGACTACGACAAGTTCGGCCAGAAGGTGCTCCAGCAGGCCGGTAACGGGGTGCGCACCACCTACACCTACGACCAGGCCGACCGCAGGCTCGCCACCCTGAAGTCGAAGACGCCGGGTGCCACCGAGTTCCAGAACCTCGGCTATACCTACGACAAGGTCGGCAATATCTCGAAGCTGACCAACAGCACGGCACAGAACCCGACGATCGGTGGTCCGAGCAGTCAGACCTTCGGCTATGACGACCTGTACCAGCTCACCTCCGCTAGCGGCCAGTACACGACCAAGAGCAACCAGCAGGACAAGTACACCCTGGCGCTGGGCTACGACTCCATCCACAACACCACCAGCAAAACCCAGCACCACGAGATCACCGGCACGACCACCCCGTCCGCCCAAGTGGCTTCCCTGAACCACGGCGGCGGGGGGAGCCCGGCGTCACTAGGCCCGCTGTCGGTCGGACCGATCGAGCCGGTCGAGGACCCGACCAACCCTGCCGGGGTCCAGGACAAGACCAGCTATGACTACAAGTACGACTACGGCAGTGGAAAACCGCACGCGCCGAGCAAGGTCGGCCCGACCGACCAGGCCTACGACGCGAGCGGCAATCTCACCGACACGGTGAACACCGCTTCGGACGGCAAACGACGCCAGTACGTGTGGGACGAGGAGAACCGGCTCGCCTGCAACCAGGACACCGCCGCGGCGACGGTCCCTCAAACGCCAGCGGGTTGCGCCGACCCCACCGTCGGCTACACCTATGACGCGGCCGGCGAACGCGTCATCAAACAGGGTGACGGCCAATCCCTCTACCCCAACCGCGGCTACAGCGAACGTGACGGCACCGGCTTCAAGCACATCTTCATCGGCGACAGCCGCCTCACCACCAAGACCGTCGCCACCGCTGGCCCCGAAAACGCCCAGTCCTACTTCCACGCCGACCACCTCGGCTCGTCCGGCTACGTCACCGACAAGCAGGGCAACGTCACCGAACACCTCGAGTACATGCCCTTTGGTGAAACTTGGGTGGAGGAGCAGGCCGGCCAGAGCAGCACGCCCTATAAGTTCACCGGCAAGGAACTTGACGAAGAAACCGGCCTCTACTACCACGGCGCCCGCTACTACAACCCGAGAACGCAACTCTGGGCGAGCGCGGATCCGGCTCTCGCCGACTTCATGTCCGGCTCCAAGGCCGCAGGTGGCATCACCAACCCACGGAATCTGGCCACCCACACCTACGTCTACAACAACCCCGTCAAACTCACCGACCCCACCGGCAAAATCCCCATCGACGGCACCACGATGGGTATACCGTCGCGTCCACCGAATCCGGCAATAAATCATGAAAGAGCCAACAAAGACGGATCGGGTCCGAGCAACTATCGCACATGGAAACCTAGCTTGTTGGAAAGTTCCACGCTGCAGACAACCAGGGCTGATGCGTTAGTGGGGGCCAAAGGTCTTGGGTGGACGAATGCGGGACATATGTTGGATCACTTCCTCGGTAATTCCGGAATTGCCTACACTGTTAATGTGGACGCGATGCTGAGGGAGATCAGCGGATTCCGTTCAGCAGCCGAGGATCTGGTCAGGTATGAGGTGGCAAAGCAACCTCCTGGCGTCCGTGAGCCCTTCTCTTTCAGTACCAGCTTCTCGGACAACAATAATTATCGAGCAGATCCCGGAGAGAACCCGGACTGGTTTGCCGCGCTCGGCACGTTCGATTTCCAGGTAAGCGGTGTTGCCAATCCGGCCAGCGACGGCGGCTGGGACGTCGAATTTCGAGTCAGAATCTATGACTACTACAACTGGGAATCGACTGGCTGGCGCCCGTGGAGGCAGGCATCCGACCTGAATGATCTGCATCGCGCCGGGTGGGCACAGAATTTCGATGTCGTTGGAGATTCCAGCCCGCAGAAAATTCATATTGGCCCCGTGAAGTGA
- a CDS encoding KamA family radical SAM protein, translating to MTAIQQPTSPVAAYDQPYDYTRVELIEPDWRRFPGWHDVTEAEWRDAQWQRVHCIRNAKQLRALMGDQLEERFYEDMLADQREMATMSMLLPPQMINTMAPNAGTDPAKVTEAWYADPIRRYMLPVRSDRDTEWPSHPHSERDSLHEAEMWVVEGLTHRYPTKVLAEMISTCPQYCGHCTRMDLVGNSTEQIEKHKLSLKPVDRQDAMIEYLKKTPGVRDVVVSGGDVANVPWPQLESFLMRLMDIDTVRDIRLATKALAALPQHWIQPKVVEGLERVAGTAQRRGVNLAIHTHVNHAQSVTPLVAEAARTALDVGVRDVRNQGVLMKGVNATPAELLDLCFALQGEASILPYYFYMCDMIPNAEHWRVSVHEAQELQHAIMGYLPGYATPRIVCDVPYVGKRWVHQLADYDRELGISYWTKNYRTGIEHEDPEALQRRYPYYDPISTLPEAGQRWWREQPPAA from the coding sequence GTGACTGCGATCCAGCAACCGACCTCGCCGGTGGCCGCCTACGATCAGCCCTACGACTACACCCGAGTCGAGCTGATCGAACCCGACTGGCGCCGCTTCCCCGGCTGGCACGACGTGACCGAGGCAGAGTGGCGCGACGCGCAGTGGCAGCGAGTGCACTGCATCCGCAACGCCAAGCAACTGCGCGCGCTGATGGGCGACCAGCTCGAGGAGCGCTTCTACGAGGACATGCTCGCCGACCAGCGCGAGATGGCCACGATGTCGATGCTGCTGCCGCCGCAGATGATCAACACGATGGCGCCCAACGCCGGTACGGACCCGGCGAAGGTGACCGAGGCCTGGTACGCCGACCCCATCCGCCGCTACATGCTCCCGGTGCGCAGCGACCGCGACACCGAATGGCCGAGCCACCCGCACTCCGAACGGGACTCGCTGCACGAGGCGGAGATGTGGGTCGTGGAGGGGCTAACCCACCGCTACCCCACCAAGGTCCTCGCCGAGATGATCTCGACCTGCCCCCAGTACTGCGGGCACTGCACCCGGATGGACCTGGTCGGGAACTCGACCGAGCAGATCGAGAAGCACAAGCTCTCGCTCAAGCCGGTCGATCGCCAGGACGCGATGATCGAGTACCTGAAGAAGACCCCCGGCGTCCGTGACGTGGTGGTTTCCGGCGGCGACGTCGCGAACGTGCCGTGGCCGCAGCTGGAGTCGTTCCTCATGCGGCTGATGGACATCGACACCGTCCGCGACATCCGGCTCGCGACCAAGGCGCTCGCCGCCCTGCCGCAGCACTGGATCCAGCCGAAGGTCGTCGAAGGCCTCGAGCGCGTCGCCGGCACCGCCCAGCGCCGCGGCGTCAACCTCGCGATCCACACCCACGTCAACCACGCGCAGTCGGTCACCCCGCTGGTCGCGGAAGCCGCCCGGACCGCACTCGACGTCGGCGTCCGCGACGTCCGCAACCAGGGCGTACTGATGAAGGGCGTCAACGCGACCCCTGCCGAGCTGCTGGACCTGTGCTTCGCGCTGCAGGGCGAAGCGAGCATCCTGCCGTACTACTTCTACATGTGCGACATGATCCCGAACGCCGAGCACTGGCGGGTCTCCGTGCACGAGGCACAGGAACTGCAGCACGCGATCATGGGGTACCTGCCGGGGTATGCCACCCCGCGCATCGTGTGCGACGTGCCGTATGTCGGGAAGCGGTGGGTGCACCAGCTCGCCGACTACGACCGCGAGCTCGGGATCTCCTACTGGACCAAGAACTACCGGACCGGGATCGAGCACGAGGACCCCGAAGCCTTGCAGCGCCGCTACCCGTACTACGACCCGATCTCGACGCTGCCCGAAGCCGGCCAGCGCTGGTGGCGCGAGCAGCCCCCGGCGGCCTGA
- a CDS encoding lanthionine synthetase LanC family protein: protein MISGSAQEYRGVAEAAWRWVLDQVRWDDGPWIPESAGISEISEYRDTMYSGVGGLAYVLAEIRFARGWTVEERDVAEAIVKRLTGRIENEVDCSLFGGLVSSIGVLTALEAPGAQAAVDRLITLRTRDGWPQTAIGPPDFLPDALVNDATLGTAGILLGALWARRAGLANAGDLGAQAAAVLMADREEVPTGVNWHWVPHRFHAEPARQMPNFSHGLAGIAAALALAGAELDRPDLTGAATLGAEHLVTLGRTDGGGFVVPRTIPSRPGQDVHTYNWCHGPAGTSLLFLALDLAGVEDVAGEPPLAWHRRCLHSTRSSGLPVRRHPGFWDNDGRCCGTTGVGEVFLDSWQRFGRTDDLEFAVHLADTLVERAVRDGPHAYWRFIEHLGPEPLLPPGVGWMQGAAGIAAFLFRISRVLRDGRDATPVTRMDSWWALPTPDSSPVAGRNQF from the coding sequence GTGATCTCGGGTAGCGCGCAGGAGTATCGCGGTGTGGCCGAAGCCGCGTGGCGGTGGGTGCTGGATCAGGTCCGTTGGGACGACGGGCCGTGGATTCCCGAATCGGCGGGGATTTCGGAAATCTCGGAGTACCGCGACACCATGTACAGCGGGGTGGGTGGGCTGGCCTATGTGCTGGCTGAGATCCGGTTCGCCCGGGGTTGGACGGTCGAGGAGCGGGATGTCGCGGAGGCGATCGTCAAACGGCTCACCGGTCGAATCGAGAACGAGGTCGACTGCAGCCTCTTCGGCGGGCTGGTCAGTTCCATCGGCGTGCTGACCGCGCTCGAGGCTCCCGGGGCACAGGCGGCCGTCGACCGGCTGATCACGCTGCGCACCCGGGACGGCTGGCCACAAACAGCCATCGGGCCACCAGATTTCCTGCCGGACGCCCTGGTCAACGATGCCACTCTCGGCACGGCCGGGATCCTGCTCGGCGCGTTGTGGGCCCGACGCGCGGGCTTGGCCAACGCCGGCGACCTCGGTGCGCAGGCTGCCGCTGTACTGATGGCGGACCGGGAGGAGGTGCCGACCGGGGTCAACTGGCACTGGGTACCGCACCGGTTCCATGCCGAGCCGGCCAGGCAGATGCCCAACTTCTCGCACGGCCTCGCAGGAATCGCGGCGGCCCTCGCCCTGGCCGGCGCCGAGCTCGACCGGCCGGACCTGACCGGCGCGGCCACCCTCGGCGCGGAACATCTGGTGACGCTGGGCCGCACCGACGGCGGGGGATTCGTCGTGCCGCGCACCATCCCCAGCAGACCGGGCCAGGACGTCCACACCTACAACTGGTGCCACGGCCCCGCCGGCACCTCGCTGCTCTTCCTCGCCCTCGATCTCGCCGGAGTCGAGGACGTCGCGGGTGAACCGCCACTGGCGTGGCATCGCCGATGCCTGCACAGCACTCGTAGCTCCGGCCTGCCCGTCAGACGGCACCCCGGCTTCTGGGACAACGACGGGCGCTGCTGCGGGACGACCGGCGTCGGTGAGGTGTTTCTGGACTCCTGGCAGCGCTTCGGCCGCACCGACGACCTCGAGTTCGCCGTGCATCTGGCCGATACCCTGGTCGAGCGTGCGGTGCGGGACGGACCGCACGCCTACTGGCGGTTCATCGAACACCTCGGCCCGGAACCGCTGCTGCCACCGGGGGTCGGCTGGATGCAAGGAGCGGCCGGCATCGCTGCGTTCCTCTTCCGGATCAGCCGCGTCCTGCGGGACGGGCGCGACGCCACCCCTGTCACGCGCATGGACAGCTGGTGGGCACTCCCCACCCCGGATTCCAGCCCGGTCGCTGGTCGCAACCAGTTCTGA